The sequence tctctggttttaaataactaTTTTAGAACTGGACAGGCATCAGTGAATTCTGTATCTTGTTTCTTTGTTCAAACCCTCAGTGTCTATCAACAGTAGTTTCTCCAGCTTCTTTTTATATGCATGctgaattatatttatatttgctagtATATGTATTTGCAGGTTTAAGATATATTGTAGTctggacatacagatgcagccacaagtattagaactctgcctaggtagattctggggcagtgTGCTGGAACCACAGGGAAATATGCTGGATAATATATGGTCAGGCAGCTTAACTAGTTTCCATTTACAAGCACCACAAGTTCTATaagttttcttcactttattgaaaagCAGCAGATCACAAATATTCTTGTAGATGGTGTAGTGAAAGAGAGTTGTCTGTAATAATAGTGCTTGATAGTAAGGACAAAGAGTTATtaagatttatttttaatttattttaataacagtgtattgtagcagggagtttcctgagctgaaccgcattgatttcagcctcggggactcccTACTTGCCGAGTTGCAGGCTCTGGTATTGGGTGCCAGTATCCACtgtgtgtttaaatctcccaAGTCAAGTGACTGGGTCATTTAAATgcgcagggggataccggcaccccataccagggcctgtaactcgggaagcagggggtccccaaggctgaaagtaatgtggttcagctccggagaccccgtgttattaaaactgcacaatcgcctgtaagagtcgtgcacggagatgcagctctctgcgtgcagctcttccaggctgcagtttaaagaAACAGTTTCACTGTGATAAcacttgaaaaaaaaacaaagtagtgtgatcttgcattttttttaccgaactttaaaaaaaattgttttttttcttaGTGAAACCTGTTTTGACACATTTTTTACAGTGCAGGTAAGACAATGCAAAATCGCTTGGCAATGCATTGTgcatatttatacacatatattatttttttctatgGATAGTAGTATTTCTATGAGAGAGAATGATATATGTCCCCCTTGCTGCTTTCGCACAGTGTCCCTCCTGACTTTCTGAGTGTGCTGCTGTTGATAAAACAAACTAATACATAAGTTTAACCCGCTGGAACTGAATTGACAGGGTTGTTGTTATTGTAATAAACTGCTGTAATACAGTAgacccgaggtgggcaaccctatcgTTGACGCAACACAGCCATCCAATACTCCCTTCCTCTGCCTTCAGTTGAGGACTAGACCCGACCTTCAACTGTTATTTTTTATGGGAGCTAAAATTTGTAGTGACGCAAGTAAACGAAAAGCATGGCGTGGCGATTTTcccttctcattcgccacacctgtggcttcattgaaaaataggttaccCACCTCTGCAGTAGACAATAGACACAGAATCCAGTAAAGACAAGCTGCTCGTTAAGCCCAGAGAAACACACAGGTAGAAGGTCAGTCACTCAACATGGACAGACTGAAATTATTAGATTCAGATCAGATGAATCTGCAACAGATCAGAGACCACTCAGTCAGATCAGAAGAAACAAGTCCAGACTATGAGCCAAAATGTTGAACTATTAAaatcccctttttttttaaactttggagTGCCTTTACTTTAGCAAAAACTAAATGTGTATACGTTTAACCCTCCTTCAATGTAATCGActgcagtattattattattaataataatatactgcTATATAATAGACACTAGACACAAACAGAAGTAGAGCCTAGCCCAGGGAGTGAACACAAATAGGGGTCAGTCCAGTCACATTAAATGCTACTAGTTTTATTCTATAAATAATATTATCTAATCAAATATTTGCGCTGTGTAGTaatacagcagcagcaacagctgctaaaTGCCTCTTAATTCTCCTAcccaaaacaaatgtaaaaatatatttcaaattcTAATGTATATACTTTCAAATATGATAGTGAGTGTCCAGTGAAAGGGGGGGAAATCGAATGTGCATGTCCACGGCTGAAAGGAGATGGCAAATTTGTGGCAAAGGCGAATCTCGGTGAATTATTCGCCCACCTCTAGTGGTAAACAAAGGAGTAAAGCTGGTGTAGCATTGTTCACATGAACACATTGTCAGGTGTTAACTTCAAAAATGGCCTGTACTGTAGTGcggacgagtattctaaaacaaatctggggcaatcaccaacaagacccaggtacaccctgggtacatttcacacatttctgcagacagactaatggcccatcggaataacagcgggggtccctggcagtcccattcaaactgaatgggactgccagggacccatgctgtgttaatccaatgggccattagtctctgcagaaatgtcactgaaatgtttgcagcatgtacccagcatgcacctgGATCTTAtaggtgatagccccagattttccaaggcaagtttcaggcaagttttagaatactcgtcggcgcacctgtacattcCCGAGTTCACTGAATCAGGCCGCAAAACTGCGCATGTGTAATTTGTTAGtgcttctttttttaaatatgcattgTTATTTGAAAGACtaaatttattacaaaatatatgtatcttcaTCTGTTTACAGGGAGTATGCAGACTTGCTTAACAACAGAGCTAAAAACTCCCATTGAGGATTGCTACTTTACTTAAAGGAGGCATCGTATTATTGAAAAGGTGAACGTTGTACTGCTTCTACTATTGTATACATCAGATAAAATGTCTTTTCACAAAGTTACATACAGACAGCAAATAGTTTGAGAGCTGCTCAGCTTAACCACTTATAAAATCTGTTACttattttacttttgtaaatataCACTATTCTTAGATGAACACATTGTTTGTTAGAAGATTATCCGGTGGAGCAGAATGCAGTTACCAATTAATGGTAAAAAAAACACTGCATACTATTAGTGACAAACAAACAAGATACAACGCTTTGTTGCACATTGTCTCAGAAATTCAGAGCCCGGGTATTTTATAACCCTGCTTCAAACCTCTTAGGAATCACAGGACTGTATAAACAGAACAAAGTCCTAACACAAGGCTTACATTGTGAGACCAAAGGCCAAAATAAGAGCTCAACTCACAGAGATCAAGCACAAATTATTCACAACAGTGGGGAGACTGGCAGAAGGGAGCTGGTTTTGTCACTGATTTTACACTTACCAGTTTTACCACTGGAGAAGACCAATGTGAAGATGGGCCACATAATATCTGTGTTTGTCAGGGAACTGCCTGCGATGTATCTGTTTGGTGGGATCTTTCTGCCAGTTACCCTGCTTCTTCTGGGTCTTATTGCATACTTCAGGATAAAGCTTGCAGAGGGTAAGTCTTATGGGGAAAACCACAGTAGTATGCTAAAATAATCAGGGAAGACATATTACTTGCCAGTAGAAATGTTCACATTTTTTATTGATCGCAAATCAGGCAAAATTTGTAATTGTGTTTCGTGAAAACGGCCCGTATTGCCAAAACATATAGTCAAGAATTACAATTCAATGTGTACGGTCAGGTAGTCCTTTACATACAGCGATATACTCCACTTTTTGCATGTCTTGCAATATTGACAACATTTTGCAATAAttttattttgtatgtacagtattttctaCAAATATTTAATGATCACACTAATGATAACTAATACTGTACTTTAGTGCTTAGCGCTGTACCAAACAAATTTAAATGATTTTAATTATTACTACCTTTAATACAAATAGCACACCAAAAATGAAATGTTTTACACTGAAATCAGAGATTTCCTTATCACATTGCGTTGCTTGAAATTCCAACACATACTTCAATTGCATAAGAAATCAGAGTGAAAGAGCAATACAGTTAACATTTAGATAATGTAGATTGGTGTAATGCAGGATCATAATTTAAATGGAACTTAAGGGCTTAATTTTCTGTGGTGCTGTTGTAATAGTGACATCTCATATGTAGCTCAGTCCCCCTGTGCTTTGGAAGAACATCACTTATGCTCTCAGCAGTTTTCTCTTTGATCCACAAATATTATACTAAAGATCTTTTTAGACAGAAGTCTTTGGGGGATAGTTCTATATGGTCGTACCACAGTTgtccaaaaaaaaacattgatggGAATCACAGTGATATTATCCATTTCAGACAATAGAATTATCCACCTAGGTTCTTATTCAATGTGCCGTTAAGCCACTTCTCCGTGGCAGGGAAACCTCTAAGTgtaattttaatattaaatattGAATAAGGGCACTTGGCTcaaatttactaagcagtgttgtGCTACAGAACGTGTACAAGGCACTTTCTAGCGCCAAAAGATACTCTAGggcctattcaagtgaatgggttaTTAGGTGTGTTCTGGTGCTGGAAAGTGTCTTTTATGGAGCAGCAGCACTTAATAAATATACATACCAAATTGTGGATTATAAATCCTCACTTAGCCTCATCAACTAATGGTAGAGTATTTTGGAGACAAGAGCACATTACATGTCCCATCCTTTTGTTTGATGCCGTGTCCGCAAACCTTTGTAATACCTTAACGTTGTTCTTTTGTGTTCAGTACAGTATTGAGTATTCAGtgcaaatcatataaataactccATCTGTTATTGTTCTGCATGTATTCAGTTTTTTATTTAACGGATTTAGgaagacacagtgtgtgtgtgtgtcactggctctctgtgtgtggctctgtgcgtgtggctctgtgcgtgtggctctgtgcatgtgtgtcagtgtctctgtgtgtgtcagtgtctctgtgcatgtcagtgtctctgtgtgtgtgtgtcagtggctctgtgcgtgtggctctgtgcatgtgtgtcagtgtctctgtgtgtgtcagtgtctctgtgcatgtcagtgtctctgtgcgtgtgtgtcagtgtctctgtgtgtgtgtgtcagtgtctctgtgcgtgtggctctgtgcatgtgtgtcagtgtctctgtgtgtgtcagtgtctctgtgcatgtcagtgtctctgtgcgtgtgtgtcagtgtctctgtgtgtgtgtgtcagtgtctctgtgcgtgtgtgtcagtgtctctgtgcgtgtgtgtcagtttctctgtgcgtgtgtgtcagtgtttctgtgcgtgtgtgtcagtgtctctgtgcgtgtgtgtcagtgtctctgtgcgtgtgtgtcagtgtctctgtgcgtgtgtcagtgtctctgtgcgtgtgtcactgtgtgtgtgtgtgggtcagtggctctgtgtgggttagtggctgtgggtcagtggctctgtgttagtgtatgggtcagtggctctgtgtgtgtcaatggcggtgtgggtgtgtgggtcagttgcagtgtggtgtgtgggtcagtggctctgtgtgtgggtgtgtgggttagtggcggtgtgggtcagtagctctgtgtgtgggtcagtatctctgtgtgtgtttgtttgtgtgtgtcagtgtgtgtcaatggctgtgtgtgtgtgtcagtagctgtgtgtgtgtgtcagtgtgtgtcaatggctgtgtgtgtgtgtcagtagctgtgtgtgtgtctgtgtgtgtgggtcagtggctctgtgtgtgggggtcagtgtgtgtgtgtgtgggtcagtgggtgtgggtgtgtagatcagtggctctgtgtgtgtgtgtttgtgtgtgtagatcagtggctctgtgtgtgtgtgcgggtcagtggttgtgtgtgtgtgtgtgtgtgtgtgtgtgtgtgtgtgtgtgtgtgtgtgtgtgtgtgtgtgtgtgtgtgtgtgtgtgtgtgtgtgtatcagtggctctgtgtgtgtgtttgtgggtcagtggttgtgtgtgtgggtcagtggctctgtgtgtaagtcagtggctctgtatgggtcagtggctctgtgtgggtcagtggctctgtgtggagataacatttttttagatctatttattatatatttatttatcttgcctttggatgtatcctcccctccaaattccgtcaacatggctgcgcgacgtaacgtaatgcacattgccataacaacgagccgctCAGTAACGTCAcgtggcatcaagttgacatgacaacgggacgcattatggcgccgaggcatcacgtgatgccacattgtcatggcaacatgtcactgcctgacgtcagtgtctcgttgtcatagcaacggggggcgtcacgtgatgtaatttgttttataaataattttttaatgtgtcccggtttttcattttgaaaatctggtcaccctaatgtgaggtacaaggggagatgtgaggtacaaggggagatgtgaggtaaaaggggagatgtgaggtacaaggggagatgtgaggtacaaggggagatgtgaggtacaaggggagatgtgaggtacaaggggagatgtgaggtacaagggtagatgtgaggtacaagggggtatgtgaggtacaagggggtatgtgaggtacaagggggtatgtgaggtacaagggggaatgtgaggtacaaggtggaatgtgaggtacaaggggggatgtgaggtacaaggggggatgtgaggtacaaggggggatgtgaggtacaaggggagatgtgaggtacaaggggagaTGTGATGTACAAGGGGAGATGTGAGGTACAAGAggagatgtgaggtacaaggggggatgtgaggtacaaggggagatgtgaggtacaaggggagatgtgaggtacaaggggagatgtgaggtacagggggggatgtgaggtacaaggggagatgtgaggtacaaggggggatgtgaggtacaagggggtatgtgaggtacaaggggagatgtgaggtacaaggggggatgtgaggtacaagggggtatgtgaggtacaagggggaatgtgaggtacaggggggggatgtgaggtacaggggggggatgtgaggtacaaggggagatgtgaggtacaaggtgGAATGTGAGGTACAAGTCGgaatgtgaggtacaggggggggatgtgaggtacaggggggggatgtgaggtacaaggggagatgtgaggtacaaggggggatgtgaggtacaaggggggatgtgaggtacaaggtggaatgtgaggtacaaggtggaatgtgaggtacagggggggggatgtgaggtacagggggatgtgaggtacaaggggagatgtgaggtacaaggggagatgtgaggtacaaggggagatgtgaggtacaagggggtatgtgaggtacaagggggtatgtgaggtacaagggggtatgtgaggtacaagggggtatgtgaggtacaagggggtatgtgaggtacaagggagtatgtgaggtacaagggggaatgtgaggtacaaggggggatgtgaggtacaaggggggatgtgaggtacaaggggggatgtgaggtacaaggggagatgtgaggtacaaggggagctgtgaggtacaaggggagatgtgaggtacaaggggagatgtgaggtacaaggggagatgtgaggtacaaggggggatgtgaggtacaaggggggatgtgaggtacaaggggggatgtgaggtacaaggggggatgtgaggtacaaggggcgatgtgaggtacaaggggagatgtgaggtacaaggggagatgtgaggtacaaggggagatgtgaggtacaagggggtatgtgaggtacaagggggaatgtgaggtacaaggtggaatgtgaggtacaagggggaaTGTGAGGTACAAAATGGAAGGGAGGTAAATGGGGGGAATGTGAGGTATAAGGGGGAATGTAAGGTACAatgggggaggtgatgtgaggtacaagagGTGGGTGATATGAGGTACAatgggggaggtgatgtgaagtacagggggggaggtgatgtgaggtacaatgggggaggtgatgtgaggttcaggggggaggtgatgtgaggtacaaggggtgGGTGGTGATGTGAGTTAcaagaggggggtgatgtgaggtaaaaggggtggaggtgatgtgaggtacaacgGGGAAGGTAATATGAGGTACAAGTGGGAGGAGATGATGTGAGTTAcaagggggatgatgtgaggtacaagggggggaggtgatgtgaggtacaaaggggggaggtgatgtgaggtacaagggggggtgatgtgaggtacaaggggtaggaggtgatgtgaggtacaagaggtgggaggtgatgtgaagTACACGGGGAGGTGATATGAAgtacaggggggggaggtgatgtgaggtacaaggggggaggtgatgtgaggaacagggggggaggtgatgtgaggtacagggggggaggtgatgtgaggtacaaggggtggaggtgatgtgaggtacaaggggggtgggggtgatgtgaggtacaagggggtgtttgtgtgttgcattttatgtgtgtgtgtgtgtgtgtgtgtgtgtgtgtgtgtgtgtgtgtgtgtgtgtgtgtgtgtgtgtgtgtgtgtgtgtgtgtgtgtgtgtgtgtgtgtgtgtgtgtgtgtgtgtgtgtgtgtgtgtgtgtgtgtgtcgccaacagaaatcatgtgCCCCAGGATAAATGGAAGGAGCAGCCGCCCCCCCACACCctcaacccatagcgcacctagcACGGAAAAAATTGGTTTagtgcgcaacttttacttaaccccccaatacatataaaaatacacccccccaatacatataaaaatacacccccaacccccaatacatatacaaatataactcaaccccccaatacatatacaaatataagccaaccccccaatacatatacaaatatagcccAACccaccaatacatctaaaaaataccccaatacccccaatacatatataaaatacacccccaatacatataaaaatcaggtttaccttggggatgatctcaggtcaggccggtggctgcagggggggcagTGTGCTGGTGGCTGAAGAGGGTGGGTGGTGCTGCGGGTGGCTGTGACTGCGGGGGGGCCCAGTGGCTGCAGGGGTTGGCGGCGCTGCGGGGCTGGTGGCGATGGCTGcggtgctgtgggggcgggggcCTGACGGCTGGCGGTACTGCGGGGGGGTGGTGgctggcagtgggggggggggggcctggtgAATGGCGGTGCTGCGGAGGGGGCGGTGGCTGGTTGTGGCCCTGCCCTGCTGCCGGCACCTGTCTGTCCCAcaggcctccctctcactctggcgcgccggaagcttagcgcttagcccagctgacttccggtgcTGCAGTCAGAGAAACCAAGCACCGGATGCCgcgtttttaaaatttttttttttaaatgaactggCCCAGCCGCGCAGCGGGCCCGGGTGGCCGGGccgcctgacccacggggcccaggACACCAGCACCGGCAGTCctcccctgttggcagccctgtgtgtttgtgttgcattgtgtgtgttgcgtttgggggtgggagtgggagtaattattgtgggggagaTTGAGGGAGCGGAATTGAATGAAAggggggtaattaagtgatagcggagagggggagtggaaggaggaagtggggggatgggggagagtgtgagaaatACACGTGGAGAGGAAAAAATAGAGGAGGTGGTTCACGAGGGTGTGAACGGCGGGGGTTCGTAAGGCCGCTGACACATGGGGGGGGCCCGGTCTAAACTCTAGtcctagtcctgggccccatgaaatCTCTCGGCGGCCCTGCCGACACTGCCATGATTACAAGATACTTAAGAGGCGGGCTAACATTACAGGCTAATCCAACTACTGAGTATCCCAGTAAACTCCATTAATAACAGGAATTGCTTTCAAATAAATGATCTCTCGTCAATAAATGTGCAGTCCCTTCAAAGACTATTTTTGGGTGAACTAAAAAATgaaagcaatgcattgcaggccccttccCTTTAGCTTCAATGGGAGAAAACAACAATCAGCATAGGGAAAGTAATAGCTGTAAAAAGCATGAGAAGGAGCAGGCCACTCATTATTGTATATTTCTTTCAATCAATATAATGGATATTTCTGGGTACTGCCACATCCACCTCACACGGAgagcctcaccccctcccccaggtctgtaaatctaaaagaaaaaaatagtgaaAGCCTTCATACTGGAAACAATATTGTCAGTGGGTGTCAAGCCAGTAAAAGAACAATATAATAGTTAAAtaggcctttttgtcttttgttctatacagatgcagcggccgtt comes from Ascaphus truei isolate aAscTru1 chromosome 4, aAscTru1.hap1, whole genome shotgun sequence and encodes:
- the SMLR1 gene encoding small leucine-rich protein 1, whose amino-acid sequence is MGHIISVFVRELPAMYLFGGIFLPVTLLLLGLIAYFRIKLAEVDEELARARDPREALQDYYLQYKRLKASERQRLRKT